From one Microlunatus sp. Gsoil 973 genomic stretch:
- a CDS encoding adenosylcobinamide-GDP ribazoletransferase — MRALLSAAGLLTVLPIRGGRFDRRSAPAMMVWAPVAVLPIAILVAAVIWGVRLLHAPAAVAGLLGVATLALGTRAFHLDGLADTVDGFGSGWDRDRALSIMRRGDVGPMGVTAMIITVGLQAYGFGVLAEDATGALVVAVIICLSRTALAVSCARSVPSARPDGLGATVAGSIPVPAAVIIGLVSIMVLAVAGALDRGPSGAQVGVIAAMAGYTGCMLLVRHAIKRFGGVTGDVLGAAVEITATIMAAGMILSY, encoded by the coding sequence ATGAGGGCGTTGCTGTCGGCGGCCGGGCTGTTGACGGTCCTGCCGATACGCGGCGGACGATTCGACCGGCGGTCCGCGCCGGCGATGATGGTGTGGGCACCGGTGGCCGTGCTGCCGATCGCGATCCTGGTCGCCGCGGTGATCTGGGGCGTCCGCCTGCTGCACGCCCCGGCAGCCGTGGCGGGGTTGCTCGGTGTCGCGACGCTGGCACTCGGCACGCGGGCCTTCCACCTGGACGGTCTGGCCGACACGGTCGACGGATTCGGTTCCGGCTGGGACCGGGATCGGGCACTGTCGATCATGCGCCGCGGTGACGTCGGCCCGATGGGTGTCACCGCGATGATCATCACGGTCGGGCTCCAGGCGTACGGCTTCGGCGTGTTGGCCGAGGACGCCACGGGTGCACTGGTCGTTGCGGTGATCATCTGCCTGTCCCGGACGGCGCTGGCGGTGAGTTGTGCGCGATCGGTGCCGTCGGCAAGACCGGACGGGCTGGGGGCGACGGTCGCCGGCAGCATCCCGGTGCCTGCGGCGGTGATCATCGGCTTGGTGTCGATCATGGTGTTGGCGGTGGCCGGCGCGCTGGATCGCGGGCCGTCGGGTGCGCAGGTCGGGGTGATCGCCGCCATGGCCGGTTACACCGGATGCATGCTGCTGGTCCGGCATGCGATCAAACGGTTCGGCGGCGTGACCGGTGACGTCCTCGGCGCGGCCGTGGAGATCACGGCGACGATCATGGCCGCCGGGATGATTCTGAGCTACTGA
- the cobT gene encoding nicotinate-nucleotide--dimethylbenzimidazole phosphoribosyltransferase, with amino-acid sequence MTLTGIPAPDPEIERLARARCDGLAKPLGALGRLEEWAAWISACQGSVPPRPLDRVRAVVLAGDHGVAECGVSAYPRSVTPAMVRTFAQGRAAASVLAAQHGVDLRIHDLGVDDELDGLPEQITRYKIRRSSGAVHLEDALTEVDARRAWDAGVAIIESLIADGTDLLIIGDLGIGNTTPAACLIAASLGLPAELVTGAGTGVTGEALQHKTELVRLALQRVGDRAQDPRQRLLALGSADLVAGVAAMVTAAKARLPILLDGLIAVAEAVSAEDLEPGVIGWCRAGHRSTEPGQRLALEKFDLVPVLDAQLRLGEGSGALAAVPLLRSAVLLLRDMALLSDL; translated from the coding sequence ATGACACTGACCGGGATACCGGCGCCCGATCCGGAGATCGAGCGCCTGGCCCGCGCACGCTGCGACGGCTTGGCCAAGCCCCTGGGAGCGTTGGGCAGGCTGGAGGAGTGGGCGGCCTGGATCTCCGCGTGTCAGGGCAGCGTTCCGCCGCGTCCACTGGACCGGGTCCGGGCGGTCGTCCTGGCCGGTGATCATGGTGTGGCCGAGTGCGGCGTCTCGGCATATCCGCGCAGCGTCACCCCGGCGATGGTCCGGACCTTCGCCCAGGGCAGGGCTGCGGCCTCGGTGCTGGCCGCCCAACATGGCGTCGACCTCCGGATCCACGATCTGGGCGTCGATGATGAGCTTGACGGCCTGCCTGAGCAGATCACCCGCTACAAGATCCGCCGGTCCTCGGGTGCGGTGCACCTGGAGGACGCACTGACCGAGGTCGATGCGCGCCGCGCCTGGGATGCGGGGGTCGCGATCATCGAGAGTCTGATCGCCGACGGTACGGACCTGTTGATCATCGGTGATCTCGGTATCGGCAACACCACGCCCGCGGCGTGCCTGATCGCCGCCTCCCTGGGACTTCCCGCCGAACTGGTCACCGGGGCCGGGACGGGCGTTACCGGTGAGGCGCTGCAGCACAAGACCGAACTCGTCCGCCTCGCACTGCAACGGGTCGGCGACCGGGCACAGGATCCCCGGCAGCGGCTCCTCGCGCTGGGATCTGCCGATCTGGTGGCCGGCGTCGCAGCAATGGTCACCGCGGCGAAGGCCCGGCTGCCGATCCTGCTCGACGGTCTGATCGCGGTCGCCGAGGCCGTCTCCGCGGAGGATCTCGAACCGGGGGTGATCGGCTGGTGCCGCGCCGGCCACCGCTCGACCGAGCCCGGGCAACGTCTTGCGCTGGAGAAGTTCGATCTTGTTCCCGTCCTGGACGCGCAGCTGCGGCTGGGGGAGGGGAGCGGGGCGCTCGCCGCGGTACCGCTGCTCCGCTCGGCGGTGCTGCTGCTGCGTGACATGGCACTGCTGTCGGATCTCTAG
- a CDS encoding DUF6596 domain-containing protein — translation MSARLTRARRKIAGEHLTVPPGEELVERVGVVCEIAYLAFTAGYAPGSGTDVLRAELSGEAIRLVRVLRSVLPTTYERSDLDALLALMLLQHSRRDARVRDGRLVLLPDQDRGRWRQDEIAEALELLTPLATAPASPYLLQALIAAEHAIAPTTQETNWSRIVARYDELLELGDSPVLRLNRAIAVAEADGPRAGLDALSGVALLGHRLPAARAELLWRAGDLPGALAAFDAAIALCGNEAERAHLVRRRGQAADDNRPVRGAE, via the coding sequence ATGTCGGCCAGGCTTACCCGGGCGCGCAGGAAGATCGCCGGGGAACACCTGACCGTTCCGCCCGGTGAGGAGCTGGTCGAACGCGTCGGTGTGGTCTGTGAGATCGCCTACCTGGCGTTCACGGCCGGGTACGCGCCCGGCTCGGGCACCGACGTGCTGCGGGCCGAGCTGTCGGGTGAGGCGATCCGACTGGTCCGGGTGCTGCGCTCGGTGCTCCCGACGACCTACGAGCGGTCCGACCTGGACGCGTTGCTCGCGCTGATGCTGCTGCAGCATTCGCGCCGGGACGCGCGGGTCCGCGACGGCCGGTTGGTGCTGCTGCCCGACCAGGACCGCGGCCGCTGGCGGCAGGACGAGATCGCCGAAGCGCTGGAGTTGCTGACCCCGTTGGCGACCGCACCGGCCTCGCCCTATCTGCTGCAGGCGTTGATCGCAGCCGAGCACGCGATCGCGCCGACCACGCAGGAGACGAACTGGAGCCGGATCGTCGCCCGTTACGACGAGCTGCTCGAACTCGGCGACTCGCCGGTTCTCCGGCTCAACCGGGCGATCGCCGTGGCCGAGGCCGACGGTCCGCGGGCCGGCCTCGACGCTCTGTCCGGCGTGGCGCTTCTCGGGCACCGACTTCCCGCGGCCCGGGCCGAACTGCTCTGGCGGGCCGGTGACCTGCCGGGCGCGCTGGCGGCCTTCGACGCGGCCATCGCGCTGTGCGGCAACGAGGCGGAGCGGGCGCATCTCGTCCGGCGCCGTGGGCAGGCCGCGGATGACAACCGGCCGGTCCGCGGGGCAGAGTAG
- a CDS encoding sigma factor, with amino-acid sequence MTADHPLEELLEQLLRDEWGRLLALLVTRFRRIDLAEDALGEAFEAAIRVWPTAGVPDNPQAWLLTAARRNILDRMRAEAVAARKFPLLVVDADLSDGGRTLADAGETLVDERLRLVLLCAHPTLSREAAAAPHPATGSRRTDRGRRTTVPGAAGDHVGQAYPGAQEDRRGTPDRSAR; translated from the coding sequence TTGACCGCCGATCACCCGCTGGAGGAGCTGCTCGAACAGCTGCTGCGCGACGAGTGGGGCCGTCTCCTGGCCCTGCTCGTCACGCGGTTCCGGCGGATCGATCTGGCCGAGGACGCGCTGGGCGAGGCGTTCGAGGCGGCGATCCGGGTGTGGCCGACGGCCGGTGTTCCGGACAATCCGCAGGCCTGGCTGCTGACTGCCGCCCGGCGGAACATCCTGGACCGGATGCGTGCCGAGGCGGTTGCCGCCCGGAAGTTCCCCTTGCTCGTCGTCGACGCCGATCTCAGCGACGGCGGCCGGACGTTGGCCGATGCCGGGGAGACGTTGGTGGACGAACGGCTTCGACTGGTCCTGCTCTGCGCCCACCCGACGCTCTCCCGGGAGGCGGCCGCCGCCCCTCACCCTGCGACTGGTTCTCGGCGTACCGACAGAGGACGTCGCACGACTGTTCCTGGTGCAGCCGGCGACCATGTCGGCCAGGCTTACCCGGGCGCGCAGGAAGATCGCCGGGGAACACCTGACCGTTCCGCCCGGTGA
- a CDS encoding YciI family protein: MKYLILMAEDDHFARWDRADAQQRQRVHEDFGAFTRAVGERGRIVAGEALVHPEQAGTVLPGGRIADGPYAETTEQLGGFYLIDVPTRDDALALAALLPDEYSREVREVLEVGMD; this comes from the coding sequence ATGAAGTACCTCATCCTGATGGCCGAGGACGACCACTTCGCACGCTGGGACCGGGCCGACGCACAGCAGCGACAGCGGGTCCACGAGGACTTCGGTGCCTTCACCCGGGCTGTCGGCGAACGCGGCCGGATCGTCGCCGGGGAAGCCCTGGTCCATCCAGAACAGGCCGGTACCGTCCTGCCGGGCGGTCGCATCGCGGACGGTCCGTACGCCGAGACCACCGAACAACTGGGCGGCTTCTATCTGATCGACGTCCCGACCCGCGACGACGCCCTAGCGTTGGCTGCACTGCTGCCCGACGAGTACAGCCGCGAGGTGCGCGAAGTGCTCGAGGTGGGAATGGATTGA
- a CDS encoding YciI family protein: MTEYVILLPGDEATWEQTGPEDRAAVYARHEEFARTLASRGHKVTGGAELTHSRSAKQVRLGADGAVMITDGPYAETVEQLTGFYLVESDDLDDLLQICGILAGAEGTIEVRACVDHAGVDQGGVDQGGVDEGGIDQGGGAADS, from the coding sequence ATGACGGAGTACGTCATCCTGCTGCCGGGCGACGAAGCCACCTGGGAACAGACCGGACCGGAGGACCGGGCCGCGGTCTATGCCCGGCATGAGGAATTCGCGCGGACACTGGCGTCCCGCGGCCACAAGGTCACCGGCGGCGCCGAACTCACCCACTCGCGGTCGGCGAAACAGGTCCGTCTCGGCGCCGACGGCGCGGTGATGATCACCGACGGTCCATACGCCGAAACCGTCGAACAGCTGACCGGTTTCTACCTGGTCGAGTCCGATGATCTTGACGACCTGCTGCAGATCTGCGGCATCCTGGCCGGTGCCGAGGGCACGATCGAGGTACGGGCATGTGTTGATCATGCCGGTGTTGATCAGGGCGGTGTTGATCAGGGCGGTGTTGATGAGGGCGGTATTGATCAAGGGGGCGGAGCGGCGGACTCATGA
- a CDS encoding thiamine-phosphate kinase yields MFPTAGGQGGPTLAEVGEFGLIDMIIADLPDRSDVLIGPGDDGAVISVDGPVVCSVDVLVEDVHFKTQWSPAESVGRKAVAVNVADIEAMGATATGLVIGFAAPPETQQSWVLDFARGLRAECQTAGVALLGGDISRAAKIAISVTVLGGLGGLAPVTRSGARPGDVVALRGRLGWAAAGLAVLGRGFRSPRLAVQAYQVPDVPYGTGRVAAAAGATSMIDISDGLLADLGHLAERSRVAIDVARNAFEVPDTLQAVAAATGSDPLNLILTGGEDHALAATFAASDVPEDWVVIGSVSGAVDEPSVTVDGQAWDDDAGWDHYR; encoded by the coding sequence ATGTTCCCCACAGCGGGCGGGCAGGGCGGGCCGACACTGGCCGAAGTGGGTGAATTCGGGTTGATCGACATGATCATCGCCGACCTGCCCGACCGGTCGGATGTGCTCATCGGACCCGGGGACGACGGCGCGGTGATCTCAGTGGACGGTCCGGTCGTCTGCTCGGTCGACGTGCTGGTCGAGGACGTGCACTTCAAGACACAGTGGTCACCGGCCGAGTCCGTCGGGCGCAAGGCCGTGGCGGTCAACGTCGCCGACATCGAGGCGATGGGGGCGACCGCCACCGGCCTGGTGATCGGCTTCGCCGCACCGCCGGAAACCCAGCAGTCCTGGGTGCTGGACTTCGCCCGTGGTCTGCGAGCCGAGTGCCAGACCGCCGGCGTCGCGCTGCTCGGCGGTGACATCAGCCGCGCCGCCAAGATCGCGATCTCGGTCACCGTGCTCGGCGGCCTGGGTGGGCTGGCTCCGGTGACCCGGTCCGGTGCCCGCCCCGGAGACGTGGTGGCGCTGCGCGGGCGGCTCGGCTGGGCCGCTGCCGGGTTGGCGGTGCTCGGCAGGGGATTCCGCTCGCCGCGGCTTGCCGTGCAGGCCTACCAGGTGCCCGACGTGCCGTACGGGACGGGACGGGTTGCCGCGGCGGCCGGCGCCACGTCCATGATCGACATCTCCGACGGCCTGCTGGCTGATCTTGGACACCTCGCCGAGCGGTCCCGGGTCGCGATCGACGTCGCCCGGAATGCCTTCGAGGTGCCGGACACCCTGCAGGCCGTGGCGGCGGCAACCGGTTCCGACCCGCTGAACCTGATCCTCACCGGCGGCGAGGACCATGCGCTGGCGGCCACCTTCGCCGCATCGGACGTTCCCGAGGACTGGGTCGTGATCGGATCGGTGAGCGGTGCCGTCGACGAGCCGTCGGTCACGGTCGACGGCCAGGCCTGGGACGACGATGCCGGGTGGGATCACTACCGCTGA
- a CDS encoding Lrp/AsnC ligand binding domain-containing protein — protein MSVQAYILVQTGVGQAAEVAKKIRAITGVTLAEDVTGPYDVIVRAEAANVDELGSLVVAKVQTVEGITRTVTCPVVHI, from the coding sequence ATGTCCGTGCAGGCGTACATCCTGGTCCAGACCGGTGTCGGTCAGGCGGCCGAGGTCGCGAAGAAGATCCGCGCCATCACGGGCGTCACCCTCGCCGAGGACGTCACGGGTCCCTACGACGTGATCGTCCGGGCCGAGGCGGCCAACGTCGACGAGTTGGGCTCGCTGGTGGTTGCCAAGGTGCAGACCGTCGAAGGGATCACCAGGACGGTGACCTGCCCGGTGGTGCACATCTGA
- a CDS encoding DUF3515 domain-containing protein — MLVAGCSGPVDVAAPTPEGNARTICRDLISHTPDVVDGNERREIAHPSPYVAAWGNPAITLSCGVARPSGLNAASECFEVNGVGWFSEKRPDGYRFTTIGRKAFAQIVVPDKYVPSDPLVDLSQVINHHLPVVQRCV; from the coding sequence ATGCTTGTTGCCGGCTGCTCGGGGCCGGTCGATGTTGCCGCGCCAACACCGGAAGGCAACGCCCGGACGATCTGTCGCGACCTCATCTCACACACCCCGGATGTCGTCGACGGCAACGAGCGCCGGGAGATCGCCCATCCGTCGCCCTATGTCGCCGCGTGGGGCAACCCGGCCATCACGTTGAGTTGTGGCGTCGCCAGACCATCCGGGCTGAACGCTGCCAGCGAGTGCTTCGAGGTCAATGGCGTCGGATGGTTCTCCGAGAAGCGCCCGGACGGCTACCGCTTCACCACCATCGGGCGGAAGGCGTTCGCGCAGATCGTGGTGCCGGACAAGTACGTCCCGTCCGATCCGCTGGTCGACCTGTCGCAGGTGATCAATCATCATCTGCCGGTGGTGCAGCGCTGCGTCTAG
- a CDS encoding D-alanine--D-alanine ligase family protein: protein MSRIRVALVFGGASEEHPVSCLTARGVASALDPERYDVVGVGITRSGRWMVVPREQLTALEVRAGHLPELTEDGPTESGGEAMLLPGKSGGELLRRTVGGSALAELGPVDVAFALLHGPFGEDGTIQGLFEMMGTRYVGSGVLASAVGMDKHFMKTIFAAAGLPVGPYAVITAADWRRDPQQALKSVSQLTYPLYVKPARGGSSIGITKITDESQLEDAIAFAHGFDPKVIVEEGFENARELECGVLESLDGGLPQVSAVAEIRMHTESGFYDFQAKYLPEEQVDLDVPARDLDPEVVREMQALASRAFEAISGEGLARVDFFLTAEGRPVINEINTMPGFTEHSMFPRVWAASGVDYPTLVDRLLQLALQRPTGLR from the coding sequence ATGAGCAGGATCCGGGTCGCGTTGGTCTTCGGCGGCGCGAGCGAAGAGCACCCGGTGTCGTGCCTGACGGCGCGCGGTGTCGCGTCTGCTCTCGACCCCGAACGCTACGACGTCGTCGGCGTGGGGATCACCCGCAGCGGCCGCTGGATGGTCGTTCCCCGGGAGCAGCTCACGGCCCTCGAGGTGCGGGCCGGCCACCTTCCGGAACTGACCGAGGACGGGCCGACCGAATCGGGCGGCGAGGCCATGTTGCTGCCCGGGAAGTCCGGCGGCGAACTGCTCCGGCGGACGGTCGGCGGGAGCGCGCTGGCCGAACTGGGACCGGTCGATGTCGCATTCGCGTTGCTACACGGACCGTTCGGTGAGGACGGGACCATCCAGGGCCTGTTCGAGATGATGGGAACCCGCTACGTCGGATCCGGTGTGTTGGCCAGTGCCGTCGGCATGGACAAGCACTTCATGAAGACGATCTTCGCCGCCGCGGGACTCCCGGTCGGTCCGTACGCCGTGATCACCGCGGCGGATTGGCGCCGGGATCCGCAGCAGGCGTTGAAGTCGGTCTCCCAGCTCACCTACCCGTTGTATGTCAAACCCGCCCGCGGCGGCTCGAGCATCGGGATCACCAAGATCACCGACGAGTCGCAACTGGAGGATGCCATCGCGTTCGCCCACGGATTCGATCCGAAGGTGATCGTCGAAGAGGGGTTCGAGAACGCCCGGGAGCTGGAATGCGGTGTGCTGGAGTCCTTGGACGGCGGCCTGCCGCAGGTGAGTGCCGTCGCCGAGATCCGGATGCACACCGAATCGGGTTTCTACGATTTCCAGGCGAAATATCTGCCCGAGGAGCAGGTGGATCTCGACGTGCCCGCCCGCGATCTCGATCCGGAGGTGGTTCGAGAGATGCAGGCGCTGGCCTCCCGTGCCTTCGAGGCGATCAGCGGCGAGGGACTGGCGCGAGTCGACTTCTTCCTGACCGCTGAGGGTCGGCCGGTGATCAACGAGATCAACACGATGCCCGGATTCACCGAGCACTCGATGTTTCCACGGGTCTGGGCGGCCAGCGGTGTCGATTATCCGACCCTGGTCGATCGCCTTCTGCAGCTGGCTTTGCAGCGGCCGACCGGGCTGCGCTGA
- a CDS encoding PLP-dependent aspartate aminotransferase family protein encodes MQNDPSPSWKPETLAVAAGRPDRLPDAPLNQPMVPASTYIAGQETELIGYGRYGNPGWTALEEAVAALEGGATALAFASGMAAAAAVLAAIPASGTIVLPQHCYLGVAGLAEEYRRRHGLSVRTVDISDTAAVLEAAVGADLVWIESPANPTMDVADLAAVSAGLPDGCLLLVDNTFATPLLQQPLQQGADVVLHSATKFLSGHSDALCGMLVFTRSVDDLAGRARNARKLHGATPGVLESYLVLRGIRTLPVRVRQAEANAKVLVELLSGNPLVDRIRYPGFGSMLAIELPDAATADGLIDKLRLWVNATSLGGVESTLERRRRWPTELPSVPEGLIRMSVGVEHIDDLATDLTRALDSLRH; translated from the coding sequence ATGCAGAACGACCCAAGTCCGTCCTGGAAGCCCGAGACTCTGGCGGTTGCCGCGGGTCGTCCGGACCGCCTTCCGGACGCGCCACTCAACCAACCGATGGTGCCCGCGTCGACCTACATCGCCGGCCAGGAGACCGAACTGATCGGTTACGGCCGGTACGGGAATCCGGGCTGGACAGCACTGGAGGAGGCGGTCGCCGCGCTGGAGGGCGGGGCGACAGCGCTGGCCTTCGCCAGCGGCATGGCGGCTGCCGCAGCGGTCCTGGCCGCGATCCCGGCGTCCGGGACGATCGTTCTACCGCAGCACTGCTATCTCGGGGTCGCCGGGCTGGCCGAGGAATACCGGCGCCGTCACGGCCTGTCCGTCCGGACCGTCGACATCTCCGACACCGCTGCCGTTCTGGAGGCCGCCGTCGGGGCGGATCTGGTCTGGATCGAGTCGCCGGCGAACCCGACGATGGACGTCGCCGACCTGGCTGCGGTCTCGGCCGGGTTGCCCGACGGATGTCTGTTGCTGGTTGACAACACCTTCGCCACCCCACTGCTGCAGCAGCCGTTGCAGCAGGGTGCCGACGTCGTGCTGCATTCGGCGACCAAGTTCCTGTCCGGTCATTCCGATGCGCTGTGCGGCATGCTGGTCTTCACCCGGTCGGTCGATGATCTTGCCGGTAGGGCCCGGAACGCGCGGAAACTGCATGGAGCGACACCTGGGGTGTTGGAGTCCTATCTGGTGTTGCGCGGGATCCGCACCCTTCCGGTACGGGTCAGGCAGGCCGAGGCGAATGCCAAGGTGTTGGTCGAACTGCTGTCGGGGAACCCATTGGTTGACCGGATCCGCTATCCGGGCTTCGGTTCCATGCTGGCGATCGAACTTCCCGATGCCGCGACCGCGGACGGGCTGATCGACAAGCTTCGGCTGTGGGTAAACGCCACCAGCCTCGGTGGTGTCGAATCGACCCTGGAGCGACGGCGTCGCTGGCCGACCGAACTGCCGTCGGTCCCTGAGGGTTTGATCCGGATGTCGGTCGGCGTCGAGCACATCGATGATCTCGCCACCGACCTGACCCGGGCGCTGGACAGCCTGCGGCACTAG
- a CDS encoding NAD(P)H-dependent glycerol-3-phosphate dehydrogenase — protein sequence MSTVAVMGSGSWGTAMALTLCDNDHRVTMWARRTEVCETINRRHRNPDYFGDLVLPDHLQAVQDPELAMKDADFVVLAVPSQALRATLSNWTIPDQAVVVSLAKGIELGTGLRMSQVIMEVTGVGAERIAVLTGPNLSHEIAERQPAAAVVASTREETALAVQHLFHTATFRPYTNTDVIGCELGGATKNVIALAVGMAAGMGYGANAAASLITRGLAEIIRLGEAMGADPHTFSGLAGMGDLVATCSSPLSRNRSFGEELGMGRTVSEIAGATRQVAEGVKSCFSIKALAEKYGVDMPITYAVCAVIDGSLDPTSLVQALLARAPKPERY from the coding sequence ATGAGCACGGTTGCGGTGATGGGCTCCGGGTCCTGGGGTACAGCCATGGCGTTGACCCTGTGTGACAACGATCACCGAGTCACCATGTGGGCCCGCCGCACCGAGGTCTGCGAGACGATCAACCGTCGGCACCGTAATCCCGACTACTTCGGTGACCTGGTGCTGCCCGATCATCTGCAGGCGGTGCAGGATCCCGAACTCGCCATGAAGGATGCGGATTTCGTCGTCCTGGCCGTACCGTCGCAGGCGTTGCGCGCGACCTTGTCGAACTGGACGATTCCCGACCAGGCCGTTGTGGTCAGCCTCGCCAAGGGCATCGAACTCGGCACCGGATTGCGGATGAGCCAGGTGATCATGGAGGTGACCGGGGTCGGGGCCGAGCGGATCGCCGTACTGACCGGTCCGAACCTGTCCCACGAGATCGCCGAACGCCAGCCGGCCGCCGCCGTCGTCGCCAGCACCCGCGAGGAGACGGCACTTGCCGTGCAGCACCTGTTCCACACCGCGACCTTCCGGCCCTACACCAACACCGATGTGATCGGTTGTGAGCTCGGCGGCGCCACCAAGAACGTGATCGCACTGGCGGTCGGAATGGCCGCGGGGATGGGCTACGGCGCCAATGCGGCGGCCTCGTTGATCACCCGTGGTCTGGCCGAGATCATCCGGCTCGGTGAGGCAATGGGAGCCGACCCGCACACCTTCTCCGGACTGGCCGGGATGGGGGATCTGGTCGCGACCTGTTCCTCGCCGCTCTCGCGTAACCGCAGTTTCGGCGAGGAACTCGGCATGGGGCGCACGGTTTCCGAGATCGCCGGTGCGACCCGCCAGGTTGCCGAGGGCGTCAAATCCTGTTTCTCGATCAAGGCGCTGGCCGAGAAGTACGGCGTCGACATGCCGATCACCTACGCCGTGTGCGCGGTGATCGACGGATCACTCGACCCGACCTCGCTGGTCCAGGCACTGCTGGCACGGGCGCCGAAACCCGAACGCTACTGA
- a CDS encoding 1-acyl-sn-glycerol-3-phosphate acyltransferase, which yields MDLTPVAKLLRPAAWLVISVINLLVRPDWRNAEKLPHGPAIIVVNHISNVDPPLVGAFLARHGLWPRFLAKDSLFAVPILGRILTGIAQIPVQRGTATAGDALEHAVTAIEQGGCVVIYPEGTITTDTGLWPMRAKTGAARLAARTGVPVIPIGQWGAERILYGKRIGIPAFLPRKQISMLVGDPIETDGLSPEQATRRIMTVITGLVAQLRGEIPPVAYDPDK from the coding sequence GTGGATCTCACCCCGGTTGCAAAACTGCTGAGGCCTGCCGCCTGGCTGGTGATCTCGGTGATCAATCTGCTCGTCCGGCCCGACTGGAGGAATGCGGAGAAGCTGCCGCACGGCCCAGCGATCATCGTGGTCAATCACATCTCCAATGTCGATCCGCCGCTCGTCGGAGCATTCCTGGCCCGGCACGGATTGTGGCCGCGTTTCCTCGCCAAGGACTCACTGTTCGCTGTCCCGATCCTCGGCAGGATCCTGACCGGAATCGCCCAGATCCCGGTGCAACGCGGCACGGCGACGGCAGGGGATGCGCTGGAACATGCGGTGACCGCCATCGAGCAGGGTGGCTGCGTGGTGATCTATCCGGAGGGGACGATCACCACCGACACGGGTTTGTGGCCGATGCGGGCGAAGACCGGTGCAGCCCGACTGGCGGCCCGGACGGGTGTTCCGGTGATCCCGATCGGCCAGTGGGGCGCCGAACGTATCCTGTACGGCAAGCGGATCGGGATACCGGCGTTCCTGCCGCGCAAGCAGATCTCCATGCTGGTCGGGGATCCGATCGAGACTGACGGCCTGTCGCCGGAGCAGGCCACCCGCAGGATCATGACGGTGATCACCGGGTTGGTCGCGCAGTTGCGCGGAGAAATCCCCCCGGTAGCGTACGATCCCGACAAATGA
- the cofC gene encoding 2-phospho-L-lactate guanylyltransferase, with product MVGVGSVVALKPAAVSKSRLGALVVPLRERLARCMALDTLTALAAATDRLVVVSDDPTLSDQLASVGIDATVVAEPSPDGMNAALSFGDRLLRDRGCGRVLASVGDLPALTGEAVGDLLARTADLRRAFVPDHTGYGTTMLIAPAGELNPRFQGASAAAHSRSGAVPVEAIDPRLRSDVDAVDDLAAVIALGVGRHTARLVAGDRLGSYLAATVADPVPQGSEDYVVISDSGVRARLPAAALDGQIRFLRSGQRLHAVWDRERPISAWL from the coding sequence ATGGTCGGAGTCGGGTCGGTGGTCGCGCTCAAGCCGGCCGCGGTTTCCAAATCGCGGCTGGGAGCACTCGTCGTGCCGTTGCGAGAGCGGCTGGCCCGGTGCATGGCGCTGGACACCCTGACGGCGCTGGCTGCGGCAACCGATCGGCTGGTCGTGGTCAGCGATGATCCGACGCTGTCGGATCAGCTGGCCAGCGTCGGAATCGACGCGACCGTCGTCGCCGAGCCCTCACCCGACGGGATGAACGCGGCACTTTCCTTCGGTGATCGGCTGTTGCGCGATCGAGGCTGCGGACGCGTTCTGGCATCGGTGGGTGATCTGCCGGCGCTGACCGGCGAGGCGGTCGGTGATCTTCTGGCCCGTACGGCCGATCTGCGCCGGGCGTTCGTCCCGGACCACACCGGTTACGGAACCACCATGCTGATCGCGCCCGCCGGCGAACTCAACCCGCGATTCCAGGGCGCCTCCGCTGCTGCACACAGCAGGTCGGGAGCCGTTCCGGTCGAAGCGATTGATCCCAGGCTGCGCAGCGATGTCGACGCCGTCGACGATCTTGCCGCCGTCATCGCCCTCGGTGTCGGACGGCACACCGCGCGCCTGGTCGCCGGTGATCGACTCGGCAGCTATCTGGCGGCGACGGTTGCCGACCCGGTGCCGCAGGGCTCCGAAGACTATGTCGTGATCAGTGACAGCGGAGTCCGCGCTCGGTTGCCGGCTGCCGCGCTGGATGGGCAAATCAGGTTCCTGCGTTCCGGTCAACGACTGCATGCCGTCTGGGACAGGGAGCGGCCGATCTCGGCCTGGCTGTAG